Part of the Solwaraspora sp. WMMA2065 genome is shown below.
CCCGTGCGGTCTCCTGCACCCTGCGCAACTCGTCGCCGTCGGCGGCGCCGAGAGTCAGCTGTACCTGGAAGTAGTGGGCGGGTGTGTCGTACCCGTCCAGGATCACCACGTCCTCCCGGGTCACCTGGTCGGCCAACGGGCGCAGGTAGATCTCCAGCATCCGGCGCAGCCCGGCCAGGGTCCCCCGCTGCCGGTACAACGGCACGACCTCCCGGATGAAGCCGCGTTTGGTGTCCACGTCCCAGTCCGCGCGAAGGCTCAACGCCACCCAGCCGGCCAGCCACGGCAGGAAGTCCTCACCGGTGTGCACCGGATCGATGTAGTCGGCCGAACGTCCGATGGTCTGTTCCAGACCCTCGACGTCGTCGCGGCCGGTCAGGATCGCCTCGAAGGCCAGCAGGAACCGGCCGGCGAACGGGTCCTCCCGGAACATCACCGGGAGATGATCGAGGTACCGGCTCATCGTGCGCCCTCCCCGCCGGGCGGGTAGGTCCGGCCGTAGCCGTCGTAGCCGACCAGGTCCAGGCGGGCCAGCCGGGGCAGTTGGTGCACGTCCAGCGCGACGCTGCCCCCCGTGTCACCGGCACCGACGCCACCACCGGCGCC
Proteins encoded:
- a CDS encoding phage tail protein, which produces MSRYLDHLPVMFREDPFAGRFLLAFEAILTGRDDVEGLEQTIGRSADYIDPVHTGEDFLPWLAGWVALSLRADWDVDTKRGFIREVVPLYRQRGTLAGLRRMLEIYLRPLADQVTREDVVILDGYDTPAHYFQVQLTLGAADGDELRRVQETARAIIDREKPAHTFYALKVVVPTMRLVSEELKEREGGKPERLVLNRNTLLGTRDST